The genomic segment TGTTGCGGCTGGAGGATTTGTTCCACAAACTGAGCAGCTTCATGCAGCGGGACGGCTCGCAGGAGCATCATGTCGTCCTCCTCACCCTGTTCGAGATCCTCGACGTGTCCGGCCGTGCCGACCTGAAGATGGACCTGATACAGGAACTCGAGCGTCAACGTCAGAGCCTGTTGGCGTTTCGCAACAATCCGGACATATCCGAGGACGCGCTCGCTGGCGCACTGTACGAGATCGAAAACGCTTCGGCGGCACTGCTCGGAATGGCGGGCAAGATCGGCCAGCACCTGCGCGACAATGACTGGCTGATGAGCATCAAGAGTCGTGCCAGCATCCCCGGCGGGGTCTGCGAGTTCGACCTCCCCTCGTACCACTACTGGCGGCATCAGCCACCCGACGTCCGCCGCGAGGCGCTGCTCGGCTGGTTGCAACCGCTGTTGCCGCTGCGTGACGCGCTGACGATCGTCCTGCGCCTGTTGCGCGCGAGTGGCCGCTCCGAGCACCATGTCGCCAGCGGTGGGGCGTTCCAGCTCATGCTCGGTGGCAGCAACGTCCAGAGTACGTCACAGATGGTCCGTATCTCGCTCAAGCTGCACGACCCCTACATTCCGGAGATCAGCGCCAACAAGTACGCGCTGAACATCCGCTTCACCCGCCCCGACAGCGACCATCGGCCGCGCCACTGCGACACCGATGTCGAGTTCGACATGCTGTTCTGCAATCTGTAGGCAGCCGACATCGCGCTGCCGCTGACACCGAACATCGCGAAAGCGGTCGAGAGACTCTTTCCGCCGGACGACGTCGAGGAGGTTGTTCGCATCATCACGGAACAGTGCGCGAACAACCTTCCCAACTGCAGTGACTGCGACGAATACGCACTGGAAAACCTGAGATTCGCCGTTCTCAAGCTTTGCGACGGAAAGATCGAGAAACTGCGCGAAGTCGTCCACATGGCGAACGAGGACTGGCGGGATGTCCTCTGGGAGGCAGGCTCGCCAAGGCAGTTCCAGCGCAATCTGCTTCATCAGCGCCGATTGAGCCGCCAGGCGCATCTCGGCGCACGCGCGTCGGGGCGACGCCGCCGCATCTCGGCCGACATGTCGACGACGATCGCCGGTTCGGTCCGCGGGGTGCGTTCCCGTCCCGCCGCCATTTCCGCTTGCGGACCCGGTGGGCCGACGAGCAGCACGGAAAGCGCGTTCCGCGTCTGGCGCAGGTTGCCCGCGATCTGCGGGATCGTGGCGAGCGTGCTCAGGTACTGCGATTTCGCCTGCTGCACGTCGACTTCCGAGTCGTTGCCATGCTTGAACCGGCGCTCGGTGGCCTCCAGGTTGCGCTTCGGCAGCGCGGAGTTTTCGCGGGCGACGCCGAGGACGACGATCAGCGTCGCCGCGGAGCCATGCTTGCCGCCAATCCCCTGCGCGAGCATCGAGTGCAGCGGGTAGAGGCCCTCCGAGCCCCTACCAGTTCGTCTCGCGTTCCGGCGTTGCCGTGATGCGATGAATCGAGAGATCGGCGCCGTTGAACTCCTGCTCGCGATCGAGACGAAGCCCGACGGTGCTCTTCAGCAACCCGTAAACCACGGTGCCACCCACCAGCGCGATGCCGATCGCGAGCAGGGTCATCAGGAGCTGCGGCATGAACGCGACGCCGCCGACACCGCCGAGCGCCTTGCTGCCGAAGATGCCGGCGGCGAGGCCACCCCAGGCGCCGCACAGCCCGTGCAACGGCCAGACGCCGAGAACGTCGTCGATCTTCCAGCGGTTTTGCGTCAGCGTGAACATCAGGACGAAGAGGCCGCCGGCGACACCACCGACGACCAGGGCGCCCATCGGGTGCATCAGGTCGGAGCCGGCGCAGACGGCCACCAGACCGGCGAGCGGACCGTTGTGCACGAAGCCCGGGTCATTCCTGCCGGCGACCATCGCCACCAGGGTGCCGCCGACCATCGCCATCAGCGAGTTCATCGCCACCAGCCCGGAGATCTTGTCGATCGTCTGCGCGCTCATGACGTTGAAGCCGAACCAGCCGACGGTGAGGATCCACGCGCCGAGAGCCAGGAAGGGGATCGATGACGGCGGGTGCGCCGACACCCTGCCCTCCTTCGTGTAGCGACCGTGACGCGCGCCGAGCAGGATAACCGCCGGCAGGGCGAGCCAGCCACCCATCGCGTGCACGACGACGGAACCGGCAAAATCATGGAACTCCTCGCCGTAGGTCGCCTTGAGCCACGCCTGGATGCCGAAGGCCTGGTTCCAGGCGATGCCCTCGAAGGTCGGATAGACCAGGGCGACGATCAGGAAGGTCGCCGCCAGCTGCGGGTAGAAACGCGCGCGTTCGGCAATGCCGCCCGAGATGATCGCCGGAATCGCCGCAGCGAAGGTAAGCAGGAAGAAGAACTTGGTCAGCTCGAAGCCGTTCTTGTCCAGTAGGGTGTCGGCGCCGGCGAAGAAATTGACGCCGTAGGCGATGCTGTAGCCGACGAAGAAATAGGCGATGGTCGACACCGAGAAATCGGTCAGGATCTTCACCAGCGCGTTGACCTGGCTCTTCTTGCGGACGGTCCCCAGCTCGAGAAAGGCAAAACCGGAATGCATCGCCAGCACCATGATGCCGCCGAGCAGGATGAAGAGGACGTCGCTACCAGACTTGAGTGCTTCCATGGCTCCTCCAGGATTTCGTGATGGAGCCAACAAGCAAATCCCGTTCCAGGGTTGTCATGCCCCGGAATCGACCATCATCTACGGCATGCGCCCATTCCGCGCACAATCAGGATGCATCAGCGGGAGTCTACGCACCAGAACGGGGCGACGGGGCACTCCGAGAGCTCAGCCGCGACCTACGGTGGTGCGGCCCCGGCTGGCAGCAGGACCCACATCTGCCCCTGCTGCTTCATGCGCCCGGCCTCGTTGCCGGCAGCGGCGCCGAAGCCCCAGAAGAGGTCGGCCCGGACGACGCCGCGGATGGCGCCGCCGGTGTCTTGCGCCATCACCAGCCGTCGCCAGGGCTGCACCGAATCGGGACGGGACGTCGCCAGAAACACCGGGGCGCCGAGGGTGACATGTCGGGGATCGACCGCAATGCTGCGCTCTGGGGTCAGCGGCACGCCCAGTGCGCCGTTCGGGCCGTCGCCCTCCTTGCCGCGGATCGCTTCCTCGCGGAAGAAGACGTAACTCGGATTGGCGTTCAGCAGTTCGGTGACCCGGCTCGGGTTGGCGCGCGCCCACTGCTTGATCGACTGCATCGATGCCTGTTCGAGGCTCATCTCGCCACGATCGACGAGCACGCGACCGATCGATTGATAGGGGTGGCCGTTCTGGTCGGCATAGGCCAGCCGCAGCGTGCTGCCATCCGACAACTGCACGCGCCCGGAACCCTGCACCTGCAGGAAAAAGAGCTCGACCGGATCGTCGACATAGAGCAGCACCCGTTCGCCGCCTTCGTTCGCACGCTTGCCGATCTCGGCACGCGAGAGGTAGGGGACGACCCGGTTGCCCTGCAGGCGACCGCGCAGGCGCATGTTCTTCAGCTCGGGCAGGACGCTGCCGAGGTCGATCGTCAGCAGGTCGGGGGGAACGCCGAGCACCGGCTGCAGGTAGGGCTGGCCACGCGTGCGCGAGCCGCGAAGCAGCGGCTCGTAGTAGCCGGTCACCAGACCGCGGGTCGAACCGTCGGGATTGGTCAGCAGCCACGGTTGCAGCCGTGACTCGAAGAAGGCCCTGGCGGCGGCGGCCGTCGGCGCGGCCATGGACCGCGCCTCGTCACAGACGGCTTTCCATTGCGGCCACTGCGCGCGACTGGAAAGACCGCGACACGACCGCAGGAAAGGCGCCCAAGCGGCTGCCAGATCGTCGTCGCTCCAGCCTGGGAGGTCCCTCCAGCGCGCCGCCTGCAGCGGCTTCGCGTCCATCCTGGGGACGGCTGGCGGTGCTGCCCCCGGGCAATCCGGACACGGCGGGCAGGCGGTGGCGCCGGCGCCGCCACCGAGCGGCGGCTTGCCCGTGCTGCCACAGGCGGTGAGCAGCAGCGCGAGGACGGTGATGACGAGGCAACGTGATTGGCTTTTGCGGATCATTTGGCTAGAGTATCGGGTTCGTGCAACCCGCCCAGTATACTGTTCAATGAGTGACTCCCTGGCGCAGCTGGCCTCCTTTCTCGCTCGCGCCGAGCGCCTCCTCGATCGCCTCGAGCCGTTGCTGCCGCCCGCGGCAACGGCTCCCGACTGGAGCGCGGCGCATGCCTTCCGCTGGCGCGGCGCGAACGGATCCGGCCACCTGCAGGCGATCCGCCGCCTGCCCCGAATCCGCCTTGCCGACCTGCGCGACATCGACGAGCAGAAGGCTCGCCTCGACAGCAATACCCGCCAGTTCATTGCCGGGCTGCCGGCCAACAATGTCCTGCTCACCGGTGCACGTGGCTCGGGCAAGTCATCGCTGATCAAGGCGCTGCTCAACGAGTACGCAGCGCAGGGCCTGCGCGTGATCGAGGTGGAAAAGGCCGAGCTGACCGACCTGCCGCAGATCGTCGAGCTGGTCGAGGAACGCCCGGAGCGTTTCATCATCTTCTGCGACGACCTCTCCTTCGAATCCGGAGACGCACGCTACAAGGCGCTCAAGGTGGTGCTCGACGGCTCTTTTGCGGCGGCGCCGGAGAACGTGCTGATCTACGCGACCTCGAACCGCCGCCACCTGATGCCCGAGTATTTCGCCGAGAACCTCGAAAGCCGGCGCGTTGGCGAGGAGATCCACCCCGGCGAGGCGATCGAGGAAAAGATCTCGCTTTCCGAGCGTTTCGGCCTCTGGATCTCGTTCTACCCCTTCGACCAGGATGCTTACCTCGACATCGTCGCGCACTGGCTGTGTTCCTTCGGCTGCCCACCGGAGGAGATCGCCGGCAGCGAACGGGCGGCGCTCAACTGGGCAGTCGAACGGGGTTCGCGCAGCGGCCGCGTCGCCTGGCAGTTTGCCAGGGACTGGGCAGGCCGCCAGCGCGCCGCCGCCGATGCGCGCCCGGCCCCCAGCGGCCGCTCGCGCCGACACTCGCGGCAGCACGCATGAGCGCCGACGCCAGGCACGACGCGGGGCGGGGGCGATGAGCGTGATCACGGAAGTCGCGGCAGCGGTCCTGCTGCGCGGCGATCCGGCCGCCCCAGAATTTCTCCTCGCCCAGCGCCCACCAGGAAAACCCTACGCGGGCTATTGGGAGTTCCCGGGCGGCAAGGTGGAAGCCGGCGAAACGGCGCTCGCGGCCCTGCGGCGCGAACTGCGCGAGGAACTCGGGATCGCCGTCGGGCGCGCCTGGCCTTGGCTTTGCCGCGAGTTCAGCTATCCGCACGCGACGGTCCGCCTGCGCTTCTTCCGCGTCCACGCCTGGCAGGGCGAGCCCGCGACGCTCGAACACAGTGGCCTCGTCTGGCTGCGCGCCGGAAAGGCGGCAGACGTCGCCCCGATCCTGCCGGCGAACGGGCCGATCCTGCGCGCGCTGGCGCTGCCGCCGGTCTATGCGCTGACCAACGCCAGCGAGAACGGTGTCGAGGCCGAACTCGAGCGGCTTGAGACGGCACTGCGCAACGGCCTGCGCTTGGTCCAGGTGCGTGACAAGACACTGTCGGCGAGCGCTCGGCTCGACTTCGCGCATCGCGTCATGCGCCTCGCCAGCGGGCATCCCGCAGCCAGGATTCTCGTGAACGACGACCTGCAACTGGCGACGGCGGTCGCCGCGCATGGCGTCCACCTCTCTTCGGCCAGCCTCTGGCAACTCGCGGAGAAGCCGCCGTTGCCGCTGGTTGGCGCTTCCTGCCACGACGCCGACGACCTCGCGCGAGCGGCTCGCCTGCAGTTCGACCTGGCGGTCCTCGGCCCGGTGCTGCCGACCCCCAGCCACCCGCAGGCAGCCGGTATCGGCTGGCAGCGCTTTGCCGAGCTCGGCGAGAATTCGCCGCTGCCACTCTATGCGCTCGGCGGCATGCAGCCGGCGCTGCTGGCGGAAGCCTGCGGCCACGGCGCACACGGCATCGCGATGCTGCGTGGCTGGCATCGAGCGCGCGGCAGGGCGGACGATGCCGGCAGATGAAACCTGCGCGACAAGGTCCGTTTGGTAGAATGCCGCCTTTGCCCGTTTGCACCGACGCCGATGACACGCAAGATTCTGGTCACATCCGCACTGCCCTATGCCAACGGCGCCATCCATCTCGGCCATCTCGTCGAGTACATCCAGACCGACATCTGGGTGCGCTTCCAGAAGATGCGCGGCCACCAGTGCTGGTACGTCTGCGCCGACGACACGCACGGGACACCGATCATGTTGCGTGCCGAGCAGGAAGGAATCACCGCAGAAGACTTGATTGAGCGGGTGCATGGCGAACACACGCGCGACTTCGCCGGCTTCCACATCGGCTTCGACGACTACTACACGACCCATTCGCCGGAGACCCGTGCCTGCGCCAACGAAATCTACTCGCGCCTGCACGCTGCCGGGCTGATCGAAACGCGCACGATCGAGCAGTACTACGACCCGCTGAAACAGATGTTCCTGCCCGACCGCTTCATCAAGGGCGAATGCCCGAAATGCGGCGCGGCCGACCAGTACGGTGACAACTGCGAGAGCTGCGGTGCCGCCTACACCGCCGATGAGCTGAAGAACCCCTACTCGGCGATCTCCGGCGCGCGGCCAGAGCTGCGGCAGTCCGAACACTTCTTCTTCCGCCTCTCGGATCCGCGTTGCCAAGCCTTTCTGCGGCGCTGGACGCAAACCCAGGGCCGCCTGCAGAACGAGGCGGCGAACAAGCTGCAGGAATGGCTCGGCAACGCCGACGACAACCGCCTGACCGACTGGGACATCTCGCGCGACGCACCCTACTTCGGTTTCGAGATTCCCGACGCGCCGGGCAAGTATTTCTACGTCTGGCTCGACGCGCCGATCGGTTACATGGGCGCCTTCCGCCACCTGTGTGATCGCCTGGGGCTGGATTTCGACGAGTACTGGCGGCCGGACTCGACGACCGAGCTCTACCATTTCATCGGCAAGGACATCCTCTACTTCCACGCTCTGTTCTGGCCGGCCGAACTGGAGCATGCGGGCTACCGGACGCCGAGCAAAGTCTTCGCGCATGGTTTCCTGACCGTCGACGGTGCCAAGATGTCGAAGTCGCGCGGCACCTTCATCACCGCCGCCAGCTACCTTGAACAGGGCCTCGACCCGGAATGGCTGCGCTACTACTACGCGGCGAAGCTGGGCAGCTCGATGGAGGACATCGATCTCAACCTCGATGACTTCATTGCCCGCGTGAACTCGGATCTGGTCGGCAAGTTCGTCAACATCGCCAGCCGTTCGGCCGGCTTCATCGTCCGCAAGTTCGCCGGCCGGTTATGCACCTGCGACGAATCGCTGCCGGCGATCGAGGCGATCCGCGAACGCCGCCGGCTGATCGCCGAGCACTACGAGGCGCGCGACTTCAGCAAGGCGATCCGCGAGATCATGGCCCTGACCGACCTCGCCAACCAGTATGTGGACCGCGTCAAACCCTGGGAACTGGCGCGCGATCCGGGTCGCGAGAGTGAACTGCAGGCTGCCTGCAGCAACGCGATCAACCTCTTCCGGCTGTTCGCCATTCTGCTCAAACCGGTCCTTCCAGCGCTCGCCGCGAAGACCGAGGCCTTCCTGAACGTTGCGCCACTGGTCTGGGAAGACGCGGCGACGGTCCTCGCGGCCGGGCATGTGATCAACGGCTACCGGCACATGCTGACCCGGGTGGACAAGCAGCAGATTGATGCCCTGCTCGCCGCCAATCGCGAGTCGCTGGCAGCAACCACGGTGCCCGCAGCGCCGCAGCGGCACGCCGAGCACCAGGAGAAGGCGGCCGCCATTGCCGTCGCGCAGGCAGCCGTGGCGACACCGACCGGGCCGCACATCAGCATCGACGACTTCCTGGGCGTCGATCTGCGCATCGCGCGCATCAGCGAAGCCGGGCAAGTCGAAGGCGCCGACAAGCTCCTGCGGCTGCTGCTCGACGTCGGCCCGCTGGGAAGACGACAGGTCTTTGCCGGCATCAAGGCCGCCTACGATCCGGCAACGCTGGTTGGCCGACTGACGGTGATGGTCGCCAACCTGGCACCGCGCAAGATGAAGTTCGGGATGTCCGAAGGAATGATCCTCGCCGCCTCCGACCCCGCCGGCGAGACCCCCGGCATCTTCCTGCTGGCGCCGGATGACGGTGCCCAGCCCGGCATGCGCGTCCGCTAGTCCCTCTTCGAGGCGATCCACCCACCCATGGATTCACTGCGTCGTCGCGGCAGGCAAGGCGCCCGCAACACTGGCCATGGCGACGTATGGCGACGCCGCCTGGCACGCCAGGGTGCGATTCCGTCGAGCGGGTCGAGCGGCAGGGACTCCTAGGGTACGGCATGGATCGAGGCCAACGGCCGCGCGTCACCGCAAGGGTGATGCTTTACGCGCTGCTCGACGTTGCCGGCACCCTGATCCTGGCCAGCGGCCTGATGTGGCTGGCCCGGCAGCAGACGCTGTTCCTTCCCGATTTCCCGACCAGCACCGCGACCGCCATCCTGACGGTGGCGGCTGGCGTCGTGCTGATGCTCTGGTCCGTCGCCGGAATCCTCCACGAACTCTCAAGACAGCGCCCGACCGATGAGATCGACGGCTGAAAAGGAGACGATGCAGCGTCAGCCTGCCGCGGCGCTGGCGTCGCTGTCGCCCGGCTGTCGCCGCTCCCGATCAGGGCTTGCGCACGGGGTCGGCGGAAACCAGCTGAAAGACCCCCTCAGCGTAGCGGTGGGTGAACGGGGTACTCGATTCGATTCCTTCCGAGTAGTCGAGCACCCGGTAGGCGGCGAAGCCGCGCTGGCGCTGAAGCTGCAGCGCGCGCCGCTTGAAGATCAGCCCTGATTCGCCGTCGCCGCCGATGCGGAAACTCTTGGCACGCATCGCCAGCCGATAGGTATCTCCTTCGAACACGGTCTCCTCGATCGTCCAGTTGGGCGCCAGCGGATCGTAGATGACGTAGGCAGCGATGACCAGGGCAGCGCCATAGTTCAGGTATTGTGCCGGCCCGCCGTACTGGCTCGCCATGTAGCCGACGGAGCCGGCGAGCGCGAGAGCCTTTGCCGGCGGCAGGCTTGCCGTCGGGTTGGGCGCCTGCGTGAAGGCGAGGTCGTACGGCTGACTGACCGGCGCCGGCTGCCCGTTCCAATCAATCGTGCCGCAGGCAGCCAGCAGTGCCAGCGACAGGCTCGCACCAAGGACACGCAGGAAATGCACCCTGCTCACAGGTACTTGAACAGGCTCAACCCGCTGATCGCGACGAAGGACTTCTGCGCCGCTTCGAGGCTGACCTGCTCGCGGGTGAAATCCGAGATCGCCCGCACGAAGTCGAGGTCGACGAGATCGGAAAGGGTCTGCTGATACTGGATGTCGAGCGCGGTCGCGTTGTCGCTGAGCGCATCGAGGGTCTGCAGGCGGGTGCCGACGCTCGACTGCACCTCGCCGGCTTTCGCCAGCGCCTGATCGATGCCTGCGAGGTGCCCCTGCATCTTGCCGGTAAACTCGGTCCGCGCGGTACTCGAGTCGAGCGGTAGGCGGAGCAGGTCGATCGCCTCCTGCAGGGTCTGGAAGACGCTCTTGTTGGTGCTCGGCCGAATGCTGAAGGTGTCACCGGCAGCGGGCGAGCCGGTGATCACCACTTGCGCGCCGAAGTCGACTCCTACCGACGGAGCCGGCGGTTGGGTCGTCAACAGCGGGATCGCCTGCCCAGGCGTGAAGGGCAGGACCGGACCAACCGCGGTCGCCGGCAAGGGTGCCGCCGGCGGCGCTGGCTGCGAGACGTCGAAAAGCTGATAGCTGCTCACCCCTGCGACCGACGAAAAGCGAATCTGCAGGGCGCGATGGTCGGTTCCCTGCCAGGCGAAACCGCCGTTGACTGCGGCTGCCCACTTCCCCTGGTCGAGAACGGAACCCTGACCGATGATGCCACTCCCCTGATTTGGCTGGGCAGTCCCGTTGCCACTGGCGGCGGCGACGAAGCTGCCGTTGCCTTCCCGAAGCTGCATGAACAACTCGCTGCCGGCAACACTGGTCGCCATCTGCTGCGCAGCACCGACCTGCAACAGGCGCTCGCCATCGTCGCCGAAATAACTGACGAAGCCGCTCGTCGCAGGCGATACCACTGCACCACGGGCGAAAGGCATCGTCGATCCGCGGTGGCCGGAAAAAAGGTAGTCCCCCTCGGCGCTGCGACTGTTGGCGATGCCGAGCATCTCTTCGAAGCGCGCCTCGAGTTCGCTCGCAATCGCCTGCCGATCGGTGTCGGAGAGGACGGTATTGCCGGCCTGGATGACCCGGCTGCGAATGCTCTGCATGACCTCGGTCAATCCCGTCAGCTGGCTGTCGACAAGGCGCAGGCGGTCGGTCGCGATGCCCTGATTGCGCGCATACTGAGCGCCGATCTCCATCGCCTGCGTCACTTCCAGCGCCCGTGCCGCTGCCACCGGATCGTCAGCCGGTGTCAACAGGCGGCGGCCACTCGAAAGTTGCTCCTGCAGCTTGAGGAGCTGGTTCTGCCGACGCTCGATTCCGTTTGCACCGGCTGCGTAGAGCTGGCTGGTACTGATGCGCATCGCTTCTCCTGCCTCTGTCGCTTCGCTGTCACAAATGAAGAAAACTGCTCAGCCCACACGCTCCACCCGTGGCGTACCGGGTCCGGCCAAGCCCGACACCGTGATCAATCCGGCACGCTAACCGCCAGCGAGGTCGAGAATCGTGTCGAACAGGCTGGTGGCGATCTGCAGCGCCCTGGCCGAGGCCTGATAGGCCTGCTGATAGCGGATCAGGTTGGCGGCTTCCTCGTCGAGATTGACGCCCGAAAGGGAATCGCGGCTCTCCCGTGCCTGTTTCAGCAGGGAATTCTGTGCCTCACCGCCAATCTGCGCCTGCCTGGTCCGGTTGCCATTTTCACTGACCAACTGCGCATAACTCTCCTGGAACGACGCCGTCTTGCCCGACATGGTATCGCGCATTTGCAGTTCCGCGAGCACCAGAGCGTTGCGGCCATCGGCGCTGGCCCCAGTGTTCCTCGTCAGCACGAAGCTGTCACCGTTGTTCGGTAAGCCGCTGATGCTGAAACTGATCCCGGCCGGCGGACTGGTGTTGCTCGTACCCACCAGCGTGATGCTGGCGCCGCTGGTATAG from the Accumulibacter sp. genome contains:
- a CDS encoding ammonium transporter codes for the protein MEALKSGSDVLFILLGGIMVLAMHSGFAFLELGTVRKKSQVNALVKILTDFSVSTIAYFFVGYSIAYGVNFFAGADTLLDKNGFELTKFFFLLTFAAAIPAIISGGIAERARFYPQLAATFLIVALVYPTFEGIAWNQAFGIQAWLKATYGEEFHDFAGSVVVHAMGGWLALPAVILLGARHGRYTKEGRVSAHPPSSIPFLALGAWILTVGWFGFNVMSAQTIDKISGLVAMNSLMAMVGGTLVAMVAGRNDPGFVHNGPLAGLVAVCAGSDLMHPMGALVVGGVAGGLFVLMFTLTQNRWKIDDVLGVWPLHGLCGAWGGLAAGIFGSKALGGVGGVAFMPQLLMTLLAIGIALVGGTVVYGLLKSTVGLRLDREQEFNGADLSIHRITATPERETNW
- a CDS encoding TolC family protein translates to MLAQGIGGKHGSAATLIVVLGVARENSALPKRNLEATERRFKHGNDSEVDVQQAKSQYLSTLATIPQIAGNLRQTRNALSVLLVGPPGPQAEMAAGRERTPRTEPAIVVDMSAEMRRRRPDARAPRCAWRLNRR
- a CDS encoding Nudix family hydrolase, which codes for MSVITEVAAAVLLRGDPAAPEFLLAQRPPGKPYAGYWEFPGGKVEAGETALAALRRELREELGIAVGRAWPWLCREFSYPHATVRLRFFRVHAWQGEPATLEHSGLVWLRAGKAADVAPILPANGPILRALALPPVYALTNASENGVEAELERLETALRNGLRLVQVRDKTLSASARLDFAHRVMRLASGHPAARILVNDDLQLATAVAAHGVHLSSASLWQLAEKPPLPLVGASCHDADDLARAARLQFDLAVLGPVLPTPSHPQAAGIGWQRFAELGENSPLPLYALGGMQPALLAEACGHGAHGIAMLRGWHRARGRADDAGR
- the mltA gene encoding murein transglycosylase A produces the protein MIRKSQSRCLVITVLALLLTACGSTGKPPLGGGAGATACPPCPDCPGAAPPAVPRMDAKPLQAARWRDLPGWSDDDLAAAWAPFLRSCRGLSSRAQWPQWKAVCDEARSMAAPTAAAARAFFESRLQPWLLTNPDGSTRGLVTGYYEPLLRGSRTRGQPYLQPVLGVPPDLLTIDLGSVLPELKNMRLRGRLQGNRVVPYLSRAEIGKRANEGGERVLLYVDDPVELFFLQVQGSGRVQLSDGSTLRLAYADQNGHPYQSIGRVLVDRGEMSLEQASMQSIKQWARANPSRVTELLNANPSYVFFREEAIRGKEGDGPNGALGVPLTPERSIAVDPRHVTLGAPVFLATSRPDSVQPWRRLVMAQDTGGAIRGVVRADLFWGFGAAAGNEAGRMKQQGQMWVLLPAGAAPP
- the flgL gene encoding flagellar hook-associated protein FlgL, producing MRISTSQLYAAGANGIERRQNQLLKLQEQLSSGRRLLTPADDPVAAARALEVTQAMEIGAQYARNQGIATDRLRLVDSQLTGLTEVMQSIRSRVIQAGNTVLSDTDRQAIASELEARFEEMLGIANSRSAEGDYLFSGHRGSTMPFARGAVVSPATSGFVSYFGDDGERLLQVGAAQQMATSVAGSELFMQLREGNGSFVAAASGNGTAQPNQGSGIIGQGSVLDQGKWAAAVNGGFAWQGTDHRALQIRFSSVAGVSSYQLFDVSQPAPPAAPLPATAVGPVLPFTPGQAIPLLTTQPPAPSVGVDFGAQVVITGSPAAGDTFSIRPSTNKSVFQTLQEAIDLLRLPLDSSTARTEFTGKMQGHLAGIDQALAKAGEVQSSVGTRLQTLDALSDNATALDIQYQQTLSDLVDLDFVRAISDFTREQVSLEAAQKSFVAISGLSLFKYL
- a CDS encoding ATP-binding protein yields the protein MSDSLAQLASFLARAERLLDRLEPLLPPAATAPDWSAAHAFRWRGANGSGHLQAIRRLPRIRLADLRDIDEQKARLDSNTRQFIAGLPANNVLLTGARGSGKSSLIKALLNEYAAQGLRVIEVEKAELTDLPQIVELVEERPERFIIFCDDLSFESGDARYKALKVVLDGSFAAAPENVLIYATSNRRHLMPEYFAENLESRRVGEEIHPGEAIEEKISLSERFGLWISFYPFDQDAYLDIVAHWLCSFGCPPEEIAGSERAALNWAVERGSRSGRVAWQFARDWAGRQRAAADARPAPSGRSRRHSRQHA
- the metG gene encoding methionine--tRNA ligase; the protein is MTRKILVTSALPYANGAIHLGHLVEYIQTDIWVRFQKMRGHQCWYVCADDTHGTPIMLRAEQEGITAEDLIERVHGEHTRDFAGFHIGFDDYYTTHSPETRACANEIYSRLHAAGLIETRTIEQYYDPLKQMFLPDRFIKGECPKCGAADQYGDNCESCGAAYTADELKNPYSAISGARPELRQSEHFFFRLSDPRCQAFLRRWTQTQGRLQNEAANKLQEWLGNADDNRLTDWDISRDAPYFGFEIPDAPGKYFYVWLDAPIGYMGAFRHLCDRLGLDFDEYWRPDSTTELYHFIGKDILYFHALFWPAELEHAGYRTPSKVFAHGFLTVDGAKMSKSRGTFITAASYLEQGLDPEWLRYYYAAKLGSSMEDIDLNLDDFIARVNSDLVGKFVNIASRSAGFIVRKFAGRLCTCDESLPAIEAIRERRRLIAEHYEARDFSKAIREIMALTDLANQYVDRVKPWELARDPGRESELQAACSNAINLFRLFAILLKPVLPALAAKTEAFLNVAPLVWEDAATVLAAGHVINGYRHMLTRVDKQQIDALLAANRESLAATTVPAAPQRHAEHQEKAAAIAVAQAAVATPTGPHISIDDFLGVDLRIARISEAGQVEGADKLLRLLLDVGPLGRRQVFAGIKAAYDPATLVGRLTVMVANLAPRKMKFGMSEGMILAASDPAGETPGIFLLAPDDGAQPGMRVR
- the zapD gene encoding cell division protein ZapD; the encoded protein is MITYEYPFNERIRTLLRLEDLFHKLSSFMQRDGSQEHHVVLLTLFEILDVSGRADLKMDLIQELERQRQSLLAFRNNPDISEDALAGALYEIENASAALLGMAGKIGQHLRDNDWLMSIKSRASIPGGVCEFDLPSYHYWRHQPPDVRREALLGWLQPLLPLRDALTIVLRLLRASGRSEHHVASGGAFQLMLGGSNVQSTSQMVRISLKLHDPYIPEISANKYALNIRFTRPDSDHRPRHCDTDVEFDMLFCNL